CGACCGTTTCTTGACGAAGAAGCTCTGCGAAAGAAGGGGATCTCCTCCGGGCCCCCGGCGCAGGGCGGAGAGAGGAACGCTTCCGAAATCGACGTCGTCCGGGTTCGCGTAAAGATCCGCCTTGACGAACAGGTGGACGGGAATCGTGACGCGGCCGATCGAGGAGTCGTCGCTGTCGATCGCGAGGGTTTCGTCGTAGTGTCCCGGAGGGAGATCGGGAGCGGCGCGGACGTCGAGCCGCCAGCTCTTCCCCGCTTCGCTCGGATCGAGCTTCGCCCGGAAGTGGGCGCCTTCGCCGGAGAGGAGGCGAAGGGAGACGGGCTTCTCCGCCCGGAGCGTCAGGTCCCGATGGAGATCCTCCCCGCGAAACGTCGAAAGGAACACGGCGGGCATCGGGTCGATTTCGAGCGGCCCCTCGACGCGGCCGGAAAGCGCGAGCGCGATCGGAGGCGCCGACGGATCGTTCGTCGAGATCTGCGCCACACCGTCGACCGTCCCCTGCACGCGGTCGGTCTTCCATTCGATCGTGATCGTGCCGTCCGCGCCCGGATCGAGCGGCGGAGAGGTCCGGCAGGTCATTCCCGGCATCGACAGTTCGGCGCCCGTGAACGCGAGACGCGCGCTTCCGGAGTTGTGAACGGCGAACGCGTGAACGACCTTCTCGCCGCGCCGCACCCGCCCGAAGTCGAACCGCGGTCGAGGCACGATCGCGCCCGTCGGGGCGGACGGGGCCGCGACCGCGAGCCCCGCGCCCAGAAGCCATC
The DNA window shown above is from Thermoanaerobaculia bacterium and carries:
- a CDS encoding DUF1573 domain-containing protein, producing MNVSVFGGRAKARPFLFLGVTGWLLGAGLAVAAPSAPTGAIVPRPRFDFGRVRRGEKVVHAFAVHNSGSARLAFTGAELSMPGMTCRTSPPLDPGADGTITIEWKTDRVQGTVDGVAQISTNDPSAPPIALALSGRVEGPLEIDPMPAVFLSTFRGEDLHRDLTLRAEKPVSLRLLSGEGAHFRAKLDPSEAGKSWRLDVRAAPDLPPGHYDETLAIDSDDSSIGRVTIPVHLFVKADLYANPDDVDFGSVPLSALRRGPGGDPLLSQSFFVKKRSGTFRILRIASDVPGLDLKADPAGSPSASFQVEARFRQPVRPGPLDGTITIETDDPRFRIVTVRVRGRIAG